A portion of the Zootoca vivipara chromosome 6, rZooViv1.1, whole genome shotgun sequence genome contains these proteins:
- the CX3CL1 gene encoding fractalkine has product MPDPLLLALGWVAAAAAIASTWPVQVAGEPEVAKGCANECRGYLRKPIELIRLQNYTKRTCGTKTLVIFINKKNQKLCARPEEVWVQEVMRQLDARNTPTEVTPGFDKHWGGTVPISAHPGGPPDTTVTFSTATYAPKPAVTVTRATLNPETLASGTMVSQTSVGPKRYEGSLTTVGKGLEEFPGSTRDLVASPSSSPLSNFIIADSTAKGTKPITASATSQASSKQLTSVPSSSSSTGTGRQSTVGLLTAEANMHTSTSSAGTSSTSGFPQENTAGKSKAQPTTSTPEVPFAFSPGALAGPRSHVIFMASVGAFLCLTMVVVVWAYARPSICTRTPPREVVQGLLFTSSDSQSDALAMDIL; this is encoded by the exons GAGAACCGGAAGTAGCAAAAGGCTGTGCAAACGAATGCAGAGGTTATTTACGCAAACCGATTGAGCTGATCAGACTGCAAAATTATACAAAAAGGACATGTGGGACGAAGACTTTGGTGAT ATTTATCAATAAGAAGAATCAGAAATTATGTGCGAGACCAGAGGAAGTCTGGGTGCAGGAGGTTATGAGGCAGCTGGATGCACGGAACACTCCTACAGAAGTGACACCTGGGTTTGACAAACACTGGGGAGGTACTGTCCCCATATCAGCTCACCCTGGGGGTCCACCTGACACCACTGTCACTTTTAGCACAGCTACTTACGCTCCCAAACCAGCAGTGACGGTGACCAGAGCGACCCTAAATCCCGAAACCCTTGCAAGTGGCACTATGGTTTCCCAAACCTCTGTTGGACCAAAGAGATATGAGGGAAGTCTCACAACTGTTGGGAAAGGCCTGGAAGAGTTCCCTGGATCAACTCGTGATTTGGTGGCATCTCCATCCAGCTCCCCCCTAAGCAATTTTATTATTGCAGATTCCACGGCAAAAGGCACTAAGCCGATCACAGCATCTGCCACATCCCAAGCTTCCTCCAAACAACTGACTTCAGTTCCGAGCAGCTCCAGCAGCACAGGTACCGGACGGCAGTCAACTGTGGGGCTCCTAACTGCTGAAGCAAACATGCACACTTCTACCAGTTCAGCAGGTACTTCGTCAACGTCAGGCTTTCCCCAGGAGAACACAGCTGGGAAAAGCAAAGCACAGCCAACCACAAGCACTCCTGAGGTCCCATTTGCCTTCTCTCCCGGTGCTTTGGCTGGACCCCGAAGTCACGTCATCTTCATGGCTTCCGTGGGGGCTTTTCTATGTCTCACCATGGTCGTTGTTGTGTGGGCATACGCTAGGCCCAGCATTTGCACCAGAACACCACCTAGGGAAGTGGTCCAAGGCTTGCTCTTCACTTCCTCTGACTCTCAATCTGATGCCTTGGCCATGGATATTCTTTAA